The Nitrospiraceae bacterium genome includes a window with the following:
- a CDS encoding metallophosphoesterase family protein: protein MAMRLGVVSDTHGLFDRALLRHLAGVERILHAGDIGRAQVIGHLEAIAPVTAVSGNVDGFEESGFPVEQVVELMGHRIALYHRLYEGGRMTKEGWHFLDRVRPDVCVYGHTHQPKAEWLDGMLLFNPGSAGPKRFTLPRAVGLLVLGTDRVEPQHILLEDRAE from the coding sequence ATGGCGATGCGACTTGGCGTGGTGTCGGATACGCATGGGTTGTTCGATCGGGCCCTTCTCCGACACCTGGCCGGGGTGGAGAGGATTCTCCACGCGGGCGATATCGGCCGTGCGCAGGTGATTGGACATTTGGAGGCGATTGCGCCGGTCACGGCTGTGTCCGGCAATGTCGATGGCTTCGAGGAGAGCGGATTCCCCGTCGAGCAAGTCGTCGAGCTGATGGGGCATCGGATCGCGCTGTATCATCGGCTGTACGAGGGCGGGCGAATGACCAAAGAGGGGTGGCACTTCCTCGATCGCGTGCGTCCCGACGTCTGCGTGTACGGCCACACGCATCAGCCAAAGGCGGAATGGTTGGACGGCATGCTGCTGTTCAATCCCGGGTCGGCTGGTCCGAAGCGATTCACGTTGCCGCGCGCCGTCGGGCTTCTTGTCCTTGGGACCGATCGGGTCGAGCCGCAACACATTCTGTTGGAGGATCGCGCGGAGTGA